The following DNA comes from Spirulina major PCC 6313.
GCGATCGCATCCCGTTCACAGAGTTTTTTCCCATCTTGATAGAACACACGACCCCACTCAAAGCCATTTAACGCCCCATTCCCCCGCGCTTGGTTATAGACAAAGGCATCGATCAACCCAGAGATTAACTCATAACGCAGGGCGGAATATTCACTGAGCAGCGGGTTTGAAATTGTGATTTGGGCTTGCTCCGGCTTCACCAAGGAATAATGCACCAATTCCGTTAACCCAGCGGCGCGGCAGAGACTGCGGATCTGTTGACGGGCTTGGGTGGCGAAGGGAACCATCCCCGGTTGGGTTTTGTTGGGGAGGGTGTCGCAAAAATGGTCATAGCCGTAGAGCCGCGCCACTTCTTCGATCAGGTCAATTTCTCGCTCTAAATCTCGATAACGGTAGGGGGGAATCGTCACCATCCATTGCTCCGGGGCGGTGGGGGCTAATTGACACCCCAAGGCGCTTAAAATCCGCTCCACATCCGCAGCGATAATCTCGCCAGTCTTGACGGGGCCGAGAATCTGCTGTAACCGGGCCAAGCGGAGGGGAATTTGGCGGCTCCATTGGTCGGGAGCGGGGCGGCCATCGTGACGGCCTTGGGCGGTGACTGTGCCGCCAGCGAGATCGAGGATCAGGGCGATCGCACGATTTGCCGCCTGTTCGAGTTCCGCTTGGTTCACCCCCCGCTCGTAGCGGGTCGAGGCTTCGGTGCGCAAACTTTGGGCGCGGGACGATCGCCGAATCGCCACGGAATCAAACAGGGCCGCTTCGAGGAGTAGATTCACCGTGCCGCCGTGGACTTCGCTACTGGCTCCCCCCATCACCCCGGCCAGGGCCACCGGGTGATCATTGGCGGTAATTAATAAATTTTGGGGTTGGAGGGGGCGGTCTTGGTCGTCTAAGGTTTTGAGGGTTTCCCCCGCCTGGGCGAAGCGAACCCCAAGGGTGAGGGCTGCGGAGTGGGTGATCGCCTCCAGGCGATCGCAATCAAAGGCGTGCAACGGCTGCCCCCATTCCAGCAGCACATAGTTAGTAATATCCACCACATTATTAATCGGTCGCACCCCTGCCGCTTGGAGCCGGAACTGGAGCCAATCAGGAGAGGGTGCGATCGTCACCCCTGCGATCATCGTGCCGAAATAGGCCGGGCAGGCGGCGGATTCAGTCACCTGTACCGTGAGGCGATCGCTCACCGGAGCCGTCACCGCCGGAATATCGGGTAACGTCACCACCGCATCCGTCAACGCCGCCACTTCCCGCGCAATCCCCACCACACTCAACGCATCGGCCCGGTTCGCCGTCGAAGTCACATCCAGCACCACATCATCCAACCCCAAGAGCGGCCGCACATCATCCCCCGGCGTTAAATCCGGCTGCGTAAACACGTGAATTCCTTCCGAATCCTTTTCAAGACCCAATTCCGACAGGGAACAAATCATCCCTTCGGACTTGATCCCACGTAACTTCGTTTTCTTTAACTTCAGGTCAATGGCCGGCAAATAGGTTTTCGGCAGTGCCACGGCCACCTGTTGCCCCGCCGCCACATTTTTCGCCCCACAGACGATCGTAGACGGCTCCGCTGCACCCACATCCACCGTACAGACACTCAACTTATCCGCATTGGGGTGCTGTTCTCGCGTCAGCACCTGACCCACCACCACCCCATCAGCCCAGGTGCGGCGGTCTTCAATACCCTCCACTTCAAACCCAGCAATGGTCAGAGTTTTGGCAAGTTCTTCCGGAGTAAGGCTGAGGGGAACGAATGTCTGTAACCAGTGAACGGAAACCAGCATGAGTAATGTTGTTTCTTGAAAAAGACCCGACTATCCATAGTACCGTTTTGCCCTGCGTTCCGACACAGATGCCCAAAACTTGCGTTTAACCCTGTTGCGGCTCCGGGATGTCCGTGGGGCGATTGAGGGAGATCAGGATGGTTTTAGGACTGTTGTGATCAAGGGCGATCGAGGATCAGGGATTATCTTGGCCAGTGATTATTTCAGTGTCTGTATTTATACTGAATATTTTCGCTGTGGAAATGAATAGTAATGGTGTATTTTTCTGGCCAAAATAAACGAAACTATTTGTTACAGAATGATGCCGAAAGGAAGACTCGATGCGGCAGAGCAAGAGACTTTGAGGAAAAGTAGGATATGCTATTGATGAGAGAGGAGTTGAGGTGTTGATCACCTTAACAGCACTGATTGGTGGGGACTAGAACTGAGGGGAATGACCCCTACCCCTTACTCAATACTTACTCTTGACAACGCTGCTGCTTTTGAGAACGCTGCATGAGTTACTGTCTCAATCCCTCCTGTACTCAACCAAAGAACCCTGATTCGGCCGAAGTTTGTCAGACTTGTGGTTCTAAGATGTTGATGCGCGATCGCTATCGTGGAGTCAAGTCTCTCGGCCAAGGAGGCTTTGGAACCACCTTCCTCGCCTTAGATCACGGCCTGCCGGGGCATCCCCCCTGCGTGATTAAGCAACTCCGTCCCTCTAGCAATGATCCGCAAATCTTCCAGATGGCGAAGGAGCTATTTGAACGGGAAGCTGAAACCCTGGGCAAAATTGGGAATCATCCCCAAGTTCCCCGCTTGCTAGACTACTTTGAATATAACAAGGATTTTTATCTCGTCCAAGAATATGTAAAAGGGCTGAATCTACAACAGGAAATTAAGCGTCACGGGCCGATTATTGAAGCCGGAGCACGGCAATTTCTGAGTGAAATTTTGCCGATGATTCAATACATTCATGAGAATAAAGTTATTCACCGCGACATTAAACCGGCCAACTTAATTCGGCGTGAACAGGATAAAAAGCTCGTCTTGATTGACTTCGGTGCGGTCAAAAATAAGGTTAATCCCCAAAATTCCACCAATAGCTCTGATCAAACGGCTCTCACGTCCTTTGCGATCGGGACTCCTGGCTTTGCACCGCCGGAGCAGATGGCGTTACGCCCTGTTTTTGCCAGCGATATTTATGCGATCGGGGTGACTTGTATCTATCTCCTTACGGGAAAGTCGCCGAAGGATCTGGACTATGATCAAAAAACCGGGGAAATGCTGTGGCGCAAGGATGTGGATATTTCCGATAATTTTGCCAATGTTTTGAAAAAAATGTTGGAGGTTTCGGTTCGACATCGCTATCAAAATGCCCAAGAGGTTTTGAATGCGCTTGATATGGAGCCGTACATGGATGACTTGGCGAAGTCGTTGGTGACGGCCCCGAATCCGAATCCGGGGGGAAATCTTGCCAGTTCTAGCGATGATGAAGTGATGCCGGCTTCGTCGCCCACCCTGTCGGCCACGGAGCGCCTAGCGATGAAGCTCCGAGAACGACGGGCCCGCCGTCAAAAGACGGGCGGGGGTGCAAATATGGATGCAATGGGTGGGGGGAAATATCCTGGCCGGGGTTCCAGTGTGGCGGGACGCAGTACCGCGAGTCGGCTGCCGGATTCTGCGAGCGGTAATCCGGGGAGTCGGCGGCGGGCGGCGGCGCGGCTGGATGTGGAAACGGTTTTGACGGCTTATACGAAGGGGCGGCGGGATTTTGCCCAACAGAATCTGAGTCAGTTGAAGCTGATGGAGGCCAATTTAGAGGGTGGAATTTTTCACCAGTCTAAGTTGCGCAAGACAAATTTACAGAAGGCAAATTTGGCGGGTACTGATTTTGGCCGGGCGAGCTTGGCGGGGGCGAATTTGCGGGATGCGAATTTGGGGCGGTCTTATATGGCGGGGTCGGATTTGGAGGGGGCGGACTTGCGGGGGGCGGATCTCAGCCATGCGAATTTAAGTCGGGCGAATTTGCGGGGGGCGAATTTGTGCGGGGCGAATTTGACGAATGCGAAGATCTCGGAGGATCAACTGGCGATGGCAAAAACGAACTGGTCTACGGTTTTACCTCATGGTCGTCGCGGGTTTTGGTAGGAAAGGGTGGAATAATGGTGATAGCAAATTAAGCAACAATTTTGCATGAAACGTTTTCAGATTTGGTTATTTTCGATCGCGCTTGTGATTGTCACGGGTTTATCTAGTTTTCAGTGGGGGATGGCTTCAGCCCAGGCCCAGCAAGTGACGGTTAATGATGAGTTTACTCGTATTGCGGAGCAATGTTTAACGGCTTCCGATGCGTCGGCGGCATTGCAAGCGTGCGATCGCGCCCTTACGATTAATGATGAAGATCCAATGCCTTGGTATGGCAAAGTCAAGGCCCTCAGTACCTTAGGGCGTACCGCCGAAGCCGATGCCGCTCTGCGGCGGTTTGATTTTGTCGGCCGCTATTACAATGGCATGTTGCGGCCGATCCAATTGCTGCAACGGCGGATCTTGCTGGCGGATCTCGTGGGGAGTGCTGAGCGAGCGGCTGAATTGGATCGCGAAATTGCCGAAGTGAGTGGCCAGTTGAACAGTTTAAGTGGAGATGAGCGGACTCAGGCTCAAGCCTATCTCCAACGCTTGCAAAGTATCCAAGAAGATTATCAACAGGTGCAAAGCAATCCTGAACTGTTGCAACAACTGGAAAGCAATATGATTCAAACGATGGTCGAATTGCGGCGGGGGTTTGTGGAAGCCAATGCCCGCTTAAATGCGGCGGACTAAGATTTTAAACTGCTACTCTGGATAATTCCTCTCATGCCCACGGGGTGAGGGGATTTTTTGTGCGGTGCGATCGCGAGGGAGACAAGGGGATGAAGCCCCTTGTCTGGCGTGTTTATAGATATGTAAGATGGCTTGCGTTTAGGTTGTTACGGAGCTCAAAGCTGATCAATCATCCGGGCCGCTTGTCCCCCGTAGCCACCGCCGAACAGGTTGAAGTGGTTGAGGATGTGGTAGAGGTTGTAGAGTTTTTTTCGTTGGGGATAGCCGGAATCTAGGGGAAACAGGGCTTCATAACCGCTGTAAAAGGCTGCGGGAAAGCCGCCAAAGAGTTCCGTCATGGCAATGTCGGTTTCGCGATCGCCCCAATAGAGCGCCGGGTCAAGAATGACGGGAACACCATCCACAGTACAGGCCGCATTCCCCGACCAGAGATCGCCGTGAACCAGGGCAGGCTGGGGGTGATGAGCGGCGAGGAGGTCGCGTACCTTTGCGATCACGGTGGCGGTGGCCGGAAACGAACCGCCGCGCCGCTGGGCGAGGCGGAGTTGAAACCCGATCCGATGCTCGGCGAAAAAGTCCGCCCAAGAATCTGTCCAGGTGTTGACTTGGGGGGTGGAGCCGATGGTGTTGTTTTGATCCCAGCCGAATTGATTGGAGCCGGTCGCCTGGTGGAGGGCGGCGAGGTCTCGTCCCATTTGCGCCCAACTTTGGGAAGCTCCCCGGCCAAAGTTGAGCCATTCCATCACAATGTAGCTGGAGCGCTCGGCCACGCCAACGCCGATGGGGTGCGGGACGCGAATGGTGTGGGTGGTGGCCATTTGACGTAGGGCCAGGGCTTCAGCCTGGAACATGGCTTCTTGGTGGGCTGCGTTGAGTTTGATGAAGTAGCTGCGATCGCCGTCACTCACTCGATAGCCCTGATTGATGCAGCCCCCACCCACGGATTGGCGATCCTGAATCGTGAATGGCTGATCTGTCCAAGTGGTAATCTGTTGGGCAATTTGATCCCACATAGTCCTCCGGTCTTACGGTGTGGTGCTGTTTCCCTCCCGTGCTTGATCCGTGCGACGGGGATACGCGGGGAAAACGGCTCAAAATTAGCGTAGCGCAGGTTGACCTGCGCTACAGCTTTGAAGATCTCAAGCGGGAAGCGCGATCGCCCCCCTGCCCCTACACCGGTTGACTCGCCGACGGTCGCCGATCAATCACCTCATCAATCAGCCCATAGTCCTTCGACTCCTGCGCCGACATGAAAAAGTCGCGGTCGGTATCCCGCTCGATCCGGTCGAGGGGTTGCCCGGTATGGTTCGCCAAATGTTGATTGAGCAAGGCTTTGAGATAGAGAATTTCCTTGGCTTGAATTTCAATATCCGTCGCCTGACCTTGGGCCCCGCCGAGGGGTTGATGGATCATAATCCGGGAATGGGGCAAACTACGGCGTTTGCCCTTCGCGCCCGCACTCAACAAAAAAGCCCCCATACTCGCCGCCAAACCCACACAAATCGTGGATACATCGGGGCGAATTTGATTCATCGTGTCAAAAATGCCCATCCCCGCCGACACGGAGCCGCCGGGAGAGTTGATATAGAGGTAAATATCTTTTTCCGAATCATCGGCTTCGAGAAAAAGGAGTTGAGCGACGATCAGGTTCGCTAACTCATCGGTGACGGGTTGGCCGAGAAAGACAATCCGTTCCCGCAGGAGACGGGAATAGATGTCAAAGGCGCGATCGCCACGCCCGGAGGATTCAATAACGGTTGGGATCATCGTCTATCCTGCTTCTGGTTCCAGTGGTTTTGTTCGATTTTAGCGAGTTCT
Coding sequences within:
- the clpP gene encoding ATP-dependent Clp endopeptidase proteolytic subunit ClpP; amino-acid sequence: MIPTVIESSGRGDRAFDIYSRLLRERIVFLGQPVTDELANLIVAQLLFLEADDSEKDIYLYINSPGGSVSAGMGIFDTMNQIRPDVSTICVGLAASMGAFLLSAGAKGKRRSLPHSRIMIHQPLGGAQGQATDIEIQAKEILYLKALLNQHLANHTGQPLDRIERDTDRDFFMSAQESKDYGLIDEVIDRRPSASQPV
- a CDS encoding serine/threonine-protein kinase encodes the protein MSYCLNPSCTQPKNPDSAEVCQTCGSKMLMRDRYRGVKSLGQGGFGTTFLALDHGLPGHPPCVIKQLRPSSNDPQIFQMAKELFEREAETLGKIGNHPQVPRLLDYFEYNKDFYLVQEYVKGLNLQQEIKRHGPIIEAGARQFLSEILPMIQYIHENKVIHRDIKPANLIRREQDKKLVLIDFGAVKNKVNPQNSTNSSDQTALTSFAIGTPGFAPPEQMALRPVFASDIYAIGVTCIYLLTGKSPKDLDYDQKTGEMLWRKDVDISDNFANVLKKMLEVSVRHRYQNAQEVLNALDMEPYMDDLAKSLVTAPNPNPGGNLASSSDDEVMPASSPTLSATERLAMKLRERRARRQKTGGGANMDAMGGGKYPGRGSSVAGRSTASRLPDSASGNPGSRRRAAARLDVETVLTAYTKGRRDFAQQNLSQLKLMEANLEGGIFHQSKLRKTNLQKANLAGTDFGRASLAGANLRDANLGRSYMAGSDLEGADLRGADLSHANLSRANLRGANLCGANLTNAKISEDQLAMAKTNWSTVLPHGRRGFW
- a CDS encoding fructosamine kinase family protein; protein product: MWDQIAQQITTWTDQPFTIQDRQSVGGGCINQGYRVSDGDRSYFIKLNAAHQEAMFQAEALALRQMATTHTIRVPHPIGVGVAERSSYIVMEWLNFGRGASQSWAQMGRDLAALHQATGSNQFGWDQNNTIGSTPQVNTWTDSWADFFAEHRIGFQLRLAQRRGGSFPATATVIAKVRDLLAAHHPQPALVHGDLWSGNAACTVDGVPVILDPALYWGDRETDIAMTELFGGFPAAFYSGYEALFPLDSGYPQRKKLYNLYHILNHFNLFGGGYGGQAARMIDQL
- the pheT gene encoding phenylalanine--tRNA ligase subunit beta, translated to MLVSVHWLQTFVPLSLTPEELAKTLTIAGFEVEGIEDRRTWADGVVVGQVLTREQHPNADKLSVCTVDVGAAEPSTIVCGAKNVAAGQQVAVALPKTYLPAIDLKLKKTKLRGIKSEGMICSLSELGLEKDSEGIHVFTQPDLTPGDDVRPLLGLDDVVLDVTSTANRADALSVVGIAREVAALTDAVVTLPDIPAVTAPVSDRLTVQVTESAACPAYFGTMIAGVTIAPSPDWLQFRLQAAGVRPINNVVDITNYVLLEWGQPLHAFDCDRLEAITHSAALTLGVRFAQAGETLKTLDDQDRPLQPQNLLITANDHPVALAGVMGGASSEVHGGTVNLLLEAALFDSVAIRRSSRAQSLRTEASTRYERGVNQAELEQAANRAIALILDLAGGTVTAQGRHDGRPAPDQWSRQIPLRLARLQQILGPVKTGEIIAADVERILSALGCQLAPTAPEQWMVTIPPYRYRDLEREIDLIEEVARLYGYDHFCDTLPNKTQPGMVPFATQARQQIRSLCRAAGLTELVHYSLVKPEQAQITISNPLLSEYSALRYELISGLIDAFVYNQARGNGALNGFEWGRVFYQDGKKLCERDAIAGILGGDRDVMGRWATGGKGQPLTWYEAKGVLESIFAALKIPVTYQPHADAPQLHPGRTASLHIGDQNLGIFGQLHPEVRRDRDLPAAVYVFQLDAAVLLAAIAAQGTADFRGFSLYPAVERDLAFFAPVDLTVADLSAAMLTTGKTLLTGVELFDDYRGDNVPDGQRSLAFSLAYRASDRTLTDDDVDPVHQAIRDALVSQFNVTLRS